GGTCAAAGTGGTCCTCTAAGAGCTCCTTCGTATGAACGGGACACACAGGGGCAACTGCAACTACGGCGTCTGGAGAGAACTTCTTAAGGAAATTAGCTGCAGCAATTGCTGTATAGCCTGAGGCAAAGCCGTCATCAACCACAACTGCAACTTTTCCTTTAAGGTCCCTATACCCCTTACCTCCCCTGTAAACCTCGTTCCTCCTTAAAACCTCCTGGTGAACTACCCTTGCAATTTCCTCAACGGTCTTTGGAGATAGGTACCCTTCAAACTCAGGATTTAAAACGACTCTTCCGTCAAGGGTAATAGCCCCAAACCCTGCTTCAGGGTTCCACGGAATTGGAAGCTTCCTAACGACCACTATGTCAAACGGGACCTTAAAGGCCTTTGAAAGGGCGTATCCTACCGGAACTCCTCCCCTTGGAATTGCAAAGATTACGCTGTTTGACGGCAGCTTTAACCTTTCTGCCAGCCTGTATCCGGCCTCAAGCCTATCCTTGAATATGGCCATCTCTCCCTCCTCAAAATAAATTTCTTAACATACGAATATCTTAACAGAGTGAACCTATGAAAACTGTTAGAGCCGTTTTTAAAAACGGAGTTTTCGTCCCGGTTGAGCCCTGCTCTCCACCTGAAGGGTGTGAGGCGGTAGTTGTTTTCGTTGATAAAAGGGAAAAGGAGCTCCCAAAGTGGTGGAACTCTATTGACGTTAAGGAGGAGAAGAAGAGGGCCCTCTTGGACTTCGTTAGCCTTCTTAGGAGGAGAGTTTCACCGATAGACGTTAAGGCCGTTGTTTCAGACGGAGGACTTGAAGTATTTGTAATAACCGATGACTCAGAAAGGGACTTGAGGGCTGTTATGGAAGAGGCCCTTAAGGTCTACGAAAGGAGCTCCGTTTACCTTCCGGTTCAGGTTATAAGCTCAAACCGGCTTGAGAGGTGGAGGGAACAGGGGAGCTCCATCTACAAACAGATTGAGAAGGGAGTAAGCCTCCTGTGAGAAGGAAAGAGATTGAAAGGCTCCCCGTAATGAACCTTGAGGTTACAGACGTAAAGATCTATCCCTTTGATACTACGGGAATTGGTGGAAACATTAAAGCCGTTGCTACGGTGAAGATTAACAACGTCTTGGAAATTAAGGACATAAAAATCATATATTCAAATAAGGGCTACTTCATACAGATGCCCTCCAAGAGGAGCAGAACGGGAGAATACGTTCCAATAGTTAACCCCCTAGAAAAGGACCTATACCTTCACATAAGGAGGAAGGTCCTTGACGAGTACAAACGGATTATGGAGAAGTACGGTGAAAAGGTTAATCCTAACGATTAGTATTCCTGCCCTCTTGTTTTCAGGGTGTACCTCCAACCAGCTTTCAAAGACCGATGCTGCGTTGCTTGGAGCCCTTGGAGGGGCTGCAGTTGGAGCTGCAACCCATAAACACTACAAGTCGTCTGCCAAAGATGCGGCCATTTACGGAGCAGTTGCCGGAGGAATCTTAGGGTACGTTATGGGAAGCGACCAGACAAATCAGCACACGGTTAGCGCTGAAACCGAGTACGACGTTAAGACGAAGGACGGGAAAGTAATTCACGTAAGGGAGAACTGGTACACTGTTGATAGCCAGCCGGCCCCTACCTCTAAGTAGAGAGTTCCTTAAAGTAGGAGAGGAAAGGAGTTACAACTCCTCTGCTTTCTGTGAATATTCCCCTATCTCCAGAGTAAATGAAGAGGAGTTTACTGTCATCCACTATTAAAAGGTAGGTGCACTCAACTTCCTTCTCTAAATACCTTCCCCCTAACCTGCTGATTTCCTCTTTACAGGGAGTATCAAACTTCCCTACTGCTAAAAGTTCCACTCCCTCCTTTAGGTACTTCCCCAAATTTCCCCTGCAACCAAAGGCAAAGAGAGGCCTTATTCCAGCTATCTTAACGCTCCTTTTAGCCGACGAAATTAACCTTACAGCAGTTGAAACTATCGCCTTCTCTCCCTCTACGGTGAAGACTTCTTCTGAAGTTGGAAACTCACTGGACTTAACAGGAACTTTCCTCTCAATCTCCTCTATAAGCCCCCTTAGGAACTTCTCCCTCTTTTCAAAGTTTAGCTTTATCTGATAGAGCCTGTTTAGGAGTGCCTCCCTCACCGGAAGGGGAACGAAAAGCTTTGGCTTCCTGTTAACGACTTGAACCATTCCCTTCTCCTCTAGGGAAGAGAGGGAGTCGTAAACCCTTTGAGGAGGAACTCCAGACCTCTTCGCAACTTCAGGCGCCGTTGCACCGTCACTCTCAAGGAGGGCAACGTAGCACTTTGCCTCGTAGGTATTTAAGCCGAACTCTTTCAGTAGATCAATAACTTCGCTCTTTTCCATAGGAGTAATGATATACTATAGCTAAATTCACCACTGTTAAGTGGTAAAGGAGGACAACTATGGATAGGAGAGGGTTTCTAAAGAAGGGACTTCTTGCAGGAGTTGGAATCACGGCCGGCCTTTTAGCCGAGAACCTACCTGCTCTAGCTTCCAGAATCGACGACGTAAAACTTCCACTGCCCTACGTAAAGCTTGACCCTCAGGAGATAGCAGACAAGGCTTACTCAGAGTACTTCAAACACGAGTGTTGTGATGGCGTTTTCAGGTCAATTCTTGATGCTTTAAAGGAGAAAGTTGGAGGCCCTTACTTAGGAATTCCTTCTTTAATGTTCTGGTACGGTGGCGGAGGAGTTGCCGGCTGGGGAACTATATGCGGAACTCTCAACGGCGCAGCTGCAATCTTTAACCTTACTTGTAAGGACTTCAAGCCCATGATTGACGTCCTCGTTGACTGGTACCAGAAGGAGGAGCTCCCCACTTACCAACCTAAGGTCTGCGGTAAAGTTGACATTCCCCACTTTCCAAAGAGCATTTCCCACTCTCCCCTATGCCACGTCTCCGTCCAGAGGTGGTGTAAGGTTGCATCAGTAGCCCTTAAAAGGCCGATTCTCTACAACAGTAAAGAGCGTTCTGAAAGGTGCGCAAGGCTAACCGCCTCTGTTGCCGCTAAGACGGTTGAGCTTCTAAACGCTTACCACTTCGGGGGATTTAAGCCAACCTCCGTCAAGGGAACCCAGAAGACAAAGATGGAGTGTTTCATCTGCCACGAAGCAGCGATGAAAGAGGTTGAGTAATTAGGGAGGGAGCTCCCTCCCTTTTAAAAGGTTAGAACCTTATCGCTGTCAAGAACCCACTCAGCAAGGTCATTCATCGTGGCCTTTTCTGCCCCCTCAAAGTAAGGTTTTCCCTTATGGATTCCGCACCTTGCCATACAGGTCCCACAAACCTTTACGGGAACTCCCTTATCTATTAGTTCTTTAAGCATTGCAACTAGGTCCTGGTCGTAGTTTTCAGGCTTAACCGTCTCATTCCTTGCAAGGTCAACTGCATCGTTCATTAGGAAAATCCTAACTACCGCTCCTTTCTCAAGTAGCTTTCCAGCAAGCCTTAAGGCGTTCCAGGTAACGTCGGTTCCATCGTAAGGTTCCCTGTTGAGGATAAATAACACCTTTGCCATTTGGCCCTCCTAGAGATTTTTAAAGGACTTCCCTTAAGAATTTTCCAGTCCAGGTATCACTCCTTGCAACGTCCTCAGGAGTTCCGGCGGCGACCACTCTCCCCCCTTCATCTCCACCTTCAGGGCCAAGGTCAATAATCCAGTCTGCACACTTAATAAGGTCAAGGTTGTGCTCTATAATTATTACTGTATTTCCCTTATCCACGAGCCTTTGAAGGACGTCAATTAACTTCTTAACGTCGTGAATGTGAAGTCCCGTTGTTGGTTCATCAAGTATGTAGACTGTATTGCCGGTTGCCCTCTTTGAGAGCTCCTTTGCTAGCTTAACCCTCTGGGCTTCCCCTCCAGATAGGGTTGTTGCAGGCTGCCCAAGTTTTATGTATCCAAGGCCGACGTCGTAGAGTGTCTTAAGTTTATTAAATATCTTTGGATGGTTTTTGAAGAACTCCATCGCCTCTTCAACCGTCATCTCAAGGACGTCGTAGATGTTCTTACCCTTATAGGTAATTTCAAGGGTCTCCCTGTTAAACCTCCTACCTCCACAAACGTCGCAGGTTACGTAAACGTCGGGTAGGAAGTGCATTTCAACCTTTATAACTCCGTCTCCTTTACAGGCTTCGCACCTTCCTCCGGGAACGTTAAATGAGAACCTCCCCTTCTTGTACCCCCTTGCCCTTGCCTCCGGAGTTGCTGCAAAGAGTTCCCTTATGGGAGTAAAGACGTCAACATAGGTTGCAGGGTTTGAACGGGGAGTCCTTCCAATCGGAGACTGGTCAACTCTAACTACCTTATCAACCAGCTCAACTCCATCTATTCTATCGTGCTCTCCCGGAATCACCTTACTCTTATAGATTTCCCTTGCCAAGGCCTTATAGAGGATTTCATTTACTAGGGTTGACTTTCCAGAACCTGAAACTCCGGTAACGCAGGTAAATAGCCCTAAGGGAAACTTAACCGTAATGTTCTTAAGGTTGTGCTCCCTTGCTCCAACAACTCTGAGCCACTTCTCGGTAGGCTTTCTCCTCTCCTTTGGAACTTCTATCTGGAGTTTTCTGGATAGGTACTTCCCAGTTAGTGAGTTCTCGCTCTCCTTTAGCTCTTCGGGAGTTCCAGCAGCAACAACCTCCCCTCCATGAACTCCAGCCCCCGGCCCCATGTCAACTACGAAGTCTGCACTCTCTATGGTCTCTACGTCGTGTTCAACTACAATTACAGTATTTCCAAGGTCCCTTAAGCCCTTCAGAGTCTCAATTAACCTCCTGTTATCCCTCTGGTGGAGGCCTATGCTCGGCTCATCAAGGACGTACAGGACTCCGGAAAGCCTTGAACCTACCTGAGTTGCAAGCCTTATCCTCTGGCTCTCCCCTCCTGAAAGTGTTGAGGTTCTCCTATCAAGCGTAAGGTAATCAAGGCCTACGTCTATTAGGAACTTGAGCCTGTTCTTTATCTCCTTAAGTATTCTCTCTGCTATTACCCTTCTCTTTCCTGAGAGCTCCAGGTTCTTAAAGAAATCAAAGGCACCTCTTACAGTCATCTCCTCAACCTGGGCTATGTTGAGTCCGCCGACCTTTACAGATAGGGCTTCTCTGTTTAGCCTTTTGCCCTTGCAGGCTTCACACTCAACCTCAACAAGGTAGGGTTCAATAAGTTCCTTTACCCACTCAGACTCGCTCTCCCTGTACCTCCTCTCAAGGTGTCTTAATATTCCTTCAAAGTAGTAAGGTTTGTAGTTTCCCCTGTAGAAGGAGACGCTACCGTAAACCCTGATCGGCTGTTTTTCAGCGTAGAGGAGGAAGTTAAGCTTACCCTTTGGAATATCCCTCACCTTCTCGTAGGGAGAGACCTCAAGGTAATCACATCCTGTTTCAATTAAGTCGGTTAAGTACTCAAACTTTGCGTACTTTGTAAGCTCAAAGGCTTCTATCAAAGGTTTCTCAAAGTCAATCAATAGACTCGGTTCAACTGCCAAACGGAAGCCCAGCCCTCCGCACTCGGGACAGGCTCCGAGTGGGCTGTTGAAAGAGAAGAGTCTCGGTGATATTTCCCTGAAGCTGAAACCGCAGATCGGGCAGGAGCCTTTTGTTGAGAGGAGCTCCTCTTCCTCTGTATCGTAATTCCTTATTACAACGAAACCCTCTGAGAGGTTTACTGCAGTTTCAATTGAGTCTGCAAGCCTGCTTTTATACTTCTGGGCCACTTTTAGCCTATCTACTACAACTTCAACTGTGTGCTTTACTTTCTTTTCAAGCTTTAGGTTGAGGAGCTCTTCCCCCAAGTACTCCCTTCCGTCAACAATAAAACGCCTGAAACCCTGTTTAACCAGCCTTTCAATTAAGTCCCTGTGCTCTCCCTTCCTCTCCTTAACAACAGGGGAAATGATGAGGACTCTCTTTCCCTCTTTATTCAAAACCCTATCAACTATCTCCTGAACCGTCTGTGGCTCTATCGGAACGTTACACTTGGGACAGTAAGGTTTTCCAACCCTCGCAAATAGGAGCCTTAAGTAGTCGTGTATCTCAGTAGTAGTTCCTACAGTTGAACGGGGGTTCTTTGAAACTGTTTTCTGTTCAATTGCAATTGCAGGAGAAAGGCCTTCAATCAGGTCAACGTCTGGCTTTTCCATAAGCTCAAGGAACTGGCGGGCGTAGGCTGACAAGCTCTCAACGTACCTCCTCTGACCTTCGGCGTAAAGGGTATCAAAGGCTAGTGAAGACTTTCCAGAACCTGACACTCCCGTTATTACAACGAGTTTGTTCTTGGGTATTTCAACGTCAACGTTTTTTAAGTTGTGCTGCCTTGCCCCTTTTACTACAATTTTATCCTTCATTTCCCTCTTCAAATCGGTTTAACAGGAAAAAATAGACCCTTTGGGAATTCCTGTCAGGTTCAGCTTTCAAATTTCCAAAATAAAAAACCGCCCAAAAGGGCGGCCTCTTAAACTATCTATAAAAGGGAAGTCCCTACTTAAGAACGATTTCTTTCCAGTACTTCCTGACCATCTCCTTTGTGCTTTCAGGAAGGGGAACGTAACCGAGTTTAACTGCTATTTGATCTCCGTTCTTAAAGGCCCAGTCAAAGAACTCTACTACCAGTTTATTCCTCTCTTTCTTCTCCCTGGGAAGGAGAATTACCGATGCTGCAGTTAAAGGCCAACTCTCTTTACCTGGCTGAAGGAGAAGGTTACCGGGAAGGTAGAAGTGCTCCTCAGGTTTCCAGCTTGCATGGGAGGCTGCAGCCTTAAAGCTCTCCTCCGTCGGCTTTACAAAGTTTCCCTCTCTCGTTTGAAGCTGGGCTGCTGGAAGGTCGTTCTGGAGTTTATAGGCGTACTCAACGTAGCCGATTCCTCCGGGAGTCTGTTTAACGTAGTTAGTTACTCCAGCATTACCCTTTGCTCCAATTCCTGTCGGCCAGTTAACGACTTTTCCGTAACCAACCTTTTCCTTCCACTC
This genomic stretch from Thermovibrio guaymasensis harbors:
- a CDS encoding SpoVG family protein; the encoded protein is MRRKEIERLPVMNLEVTDVKIYPFDTTGIGGNIKAVATVKINNVLEIKDIKIIYSNKGYFIQMPSKRSRTGEYVPIVNPLEKDLYLHIRRKVLDEYKRIMEKYGEKVNPND
- a CDS encoding C-GCAxxG-C-C family protein; the protein is MDRRGFLKKGLLAGVGITAGLLAENLPALASRIDDVKLPLPYVKLDPQEIADKAYSEYFKHECCDGVFRSILDALKEKVGGPYLGIPSLMFWYGGGGVAGWGTICGTLNGAAAIFNLTCKDFKPMIDVLVDWYQKEELPTYQPKVCGKVDIPHFPKSISHSPLCHVSVQRWCKVASVALKRPILYNSKERSERCARLTASVAAKTVELLNAYHFGGFKPTSVKGTQKTKMECFICHEAAMKEVE
- the uvrA gene encoding excinuclease ABC subunit UvrA, with translation MKDKIVVKGARQHNLKNVDVEIPKNKLVVITGVSGSGKSSLAFDTLYAEGQRRYVESLSAYARQFLELMEKPDVDLIEGLSPAIAIEQKTVSKNPRSTVGTTTEIHDYLRLLFARVGKPYCPKCNVPIEPQTVQEIVDRVLNKEGKRVLIISPVVKERKGEHRDLIERLVKQGFRRFIVDGREYLGEELLNLKLEKKVKHTVEVVVDRLKVAQKYKSRLADSIETAVNLSEGFVVIRNYDTEEEELLSTKGSCPICGFSFREISPRLFSFNSPLGACPECGGLGFRLAVEPSLLIDFEKPLIEAFELTKYAKFEYLTDLIETGCDYLEVSPYEKVRDIPKGKLNFLLYAEKQPIRVYGSVSFYRGNYKPYYFEGILRHLERRYRESESEWVKELIEPYLVEVECEACKGKRLNREALSVKVGGLNIAQVEEMTVRGAFDFFKNLELSGKRRVIAERILKEIKNRLKFLIDVGLDYLTLDRRTSTLSGGESQRIRLATQVGSRLSGVLYVLDEPSIGLHQRDNRRLIETLKGLRDLGNTVIVVEHDVETIESADFVVDMGPGAGVHGGEVVAAGTPEELKESENSLTGKYLSRKLQIEVPKERRKPTEKWLRVVGAREHNLKNITVKFPLGLFTCVTGVSGSGKSTLVNEILYKALAREIYKSKVIPGEHDRIDGVELVDKVVRVDQSPIGRTPRSNPATYVDVFTPIRELFAATPEARARGYKKGRFSFNVPGGRCEACKGDGVIKVEMHFLPDVYVTCDVCGGRRFNRETLEITYKGKNIYDVLEMTVEEAMEFFKNHPKIFNKLKTLYDVGLGYIKLGQPATTLSGGEAQRVKLAKELSKRATGNTVYILDEPTTGLHIHDVKKLIDVLQRLVDKGNTVIIIEHNLDLIKCADWIIDLGPEGGDEGGRVVAAGTPEDVARSDTWTGKFLREVL
- a CDS encoding antitoxin AF2212-like protein, which gives rise to MKTVRAVFKNGVFVPVEPCSPPEGCEAVVVFVDKREKELPKWWNSIDVKEEKKRALLDFVSLLRRRVSPIDVKAVVSDGGLEVFVITDDSERDLRAVMEEALKVYERSSVYLPVQVISSNRLERWREQGSSIYKQIEKGVSLL
- a CDS encoding TrmB family transcriptional regulator, translated to MEKSEVIDLLKEFGLNTYEAKCYVALLESDGATAPEVAKRSGVPPQRVYDSLSSLEEKGMVQVVNRKPKLFVPLPVREALLNRLYQIKLNFEKREKFLRGLIEEIERKVPVKSSEFPTSEEVFTVEGEKAIVSTAVRLISSAKRSVKIAGIRPLFAFGCRGNLGKYLKEGVELLAVGKFDTPCKEEISRLGGRYLEKEVECTYLLIVDDSKLLFIYSGDRGIFTESRGVVTPFLSYFKELST
- a CDS encoding phosphoribosyltransferase, with the translated sequence MAIFKDRLEAGYRLAERLKLPSNSVIFAIPRGGVPVGYALSKAFKVPFDIVVVRKLPIPWNPEAGFGAITLDGRVVLNPEFEGYLSPKTVEEIARVVHQEVLRRNEVYRGGKGYRDLKGKVAVVVDDGFASGYTAIAAANFLKKFSPDAVVAVAPVCPVHTKELLEDHFDQVYCLVESRELPFAVASFYYDFHDLSDQEVLNFVEDLRKEGLFFPEVEGENS
- a CDS encoding DsrE/DsrF/TusD sulfur relay family protein, with the translated sequence MAKVLFILNREPYDGTDVTWNALRLAGKLLEKGAVVRIFLMNDAVDLARNETVKPENYDQDLVAMLKELIDKGVPVKVCGTCMARCGIHKGKPYFEGAEKATMNDLAEWVLDSDKVLTF
- a CDS encoding glycine zipper domain-containing protein gives rise to the protein MKRLILTISIPALLFSGCTSNQLSKTDAALLGALGGAAVGAATHKHYKSSAKDAAIYGAVAGGILGYVMGSDQTNQHTVSAETEYDVKTKDGKVIHVRENWYTVDSQPAPTSK